A section of the Halostella salina genome encodes:
- a CDS encoding DUF7130 family rubredoxin-like protein, producing the protein MSGEGETPAAEGDAEAEEEVNRLDIGQTVYDDEGEKLGNIRGFERGGFFVTTRDGVEGLSVEHARSGHDFGEAELMWRCTECGEMGEISGGLPDRCPGCGSEREALMYWTED; encoded by the coding sequence ATGTCTGGAGAGGGGGAGACACCGGCAGCGGAAGGGGACGCAGAGGCCGAAGAGGAGGTTAACCGCCTCGACATCGGTCAGACCGTCTACGATGACGAGGGCGAAAAGCTCGGCAACATCCGCGGGTTCGAGCGCGGCGGCTTCTTCGTGACGACCCGGGACGGCGTCGAGGGGCTGAGCGTCGAGCACGCGCGCTCCGGCCACGACTTCGGCGAAGCCGAGCTGATGTGGCGCTGTACTGAGTGCGGCGAGATGGGGGAGATCAGCGGCGGCCTCCCGGACCGCTGTCCCGGCTGTGGCTCCGAGAGGGAGGCGCTGATGTACTGGACGGAGGACTGA
- a CDS encoding DUF7561 family protein, with protein MTTDPCDGCGRPVKIAGGIANLWTFDADETGGVTLEFDADGTEHFLCYDCIEELPDDPTAADVAALPGDE; from the coding sequence ATGACCACGGACCCCTGCGACGGCTGCGGCCGCCCCGTCAAGATAGCGGGCGGCATCGCGAACCTCTGGACGTTCGACGCCGACGAGACGGGGGGCGTCACGCTGGAGTTCGACGCCGACGGCACCGAACACTTCCTCTGTTACGACTGCATCGAGGAGTTGCCCGACGACCCGACCGCGGCGGACGTGGCCGCCCTCCCCGGCGACGAGTAG
- a CDS encoding DUF5786 family protein — MSMGAYDEDEHERREQKNSEVDADFDDERTVYNGSVEYDSGESTEDLLNQFEQIKSS; from the coding sequence ATGTCAATGGGTGCCTATGACGAGGACGAACACGAGCGGCGCGAGCAGAAAAACAGCGAGGTCGACGCCGACTTCGACGACGAGCGGACCGTGTACAACGGCTCCGTCGAGTACGACTCCGGCGAGTCGACCGAGGACCTGCTGAATCAGTTCGAGCAGATCAAATCCTCGTAG
- a CDS encoding vWA domain-containing protein: MSRPSSRRRFLRLAAAAGALGLAGCSQRAPGQSGPSAPDETTTTPPSFEKVDDWQYDPDEVTATPVSGSVNATNSVQLTASVDSAESVGLTTGGAMDANNFRANVEEGYLPVPADLSHEGLFNRYYFDTGSDGRCSSLFCPSYSTAVSADPLSGEPERYLTVGLNSGIEDFERKTLNLVVVLDISGSMSSPFDRYYYDRFGNRHEVEEYTERPKMDVATDVIASMTDHLGGEDRFGMVLFNGDSHVAKPVREVRRTDMDAIRDHIRELKAGGGTNLSAGADAGTDLLAEYADADQTEYETRMVYLTDAMPNRGTTAEDGLVDVAAENATRNVYTTFVGMGVDFNTELVDALTAVSGANYYSVRSADQFEERLDEEFEYMVTPLVFDLSLELDADGYAVEAVYGSSAAEDASESLVRANTLFPSPTDGGRTRGGVILVKVRRTGSDPELSLSASYETRTGQRRERTRTVRFPDRGPETFDNTGIRKAVLLARYADLMRSWMVDERTGEDGDDGIEPVPDDELGRWERRSDPLTVSEPYRRRFDAFADHFERELTAIGDDDLERELTLLRDLADDGDVSAAGRLRYRA; this comes from the coding sequence ATGTCACGACCCAGTTCGCGCAGACGGTTCCTCCGGCTGGCCGCCGCGGCCGGGGCGCTCGGTCTCGCGGGGTGCTCACAGCGCGCACCCGGACAGTCGGGACCGTCCGCGCCGGACGAGACGACCACCACGCCGCCGTCGTTCGAGAAGGTCGACGACTGGCAGTACGACCCGGACGAGGTGACCGCCACCCCGGTTTCGGGGAGCGTGAACGCGACGAACAGCGTCCAGTTGACGGCGTCGGTCGACTCCGCGGAGAGCGTCGGGCTCACGACCGGCGGTGCGATGGACGCGAACAACTTCCGGGCCAACGTCGAGGAGGGGTACCTGCCGGTCCCCGCCGACCTGTCCCACGAGGGGCTGTTCAACCGGTACTACTTCGACACCGGGAGCGACGGACGCTGTAGCTCGCTGTTCTGTCCCTCCTACAGTACCGCCGTCTCGGCCGACCCGCTGTCGGGCGAGCCAGAGCGATACCTCACCGTCGGGCTGAACTCCGGGATCGAGGACTTCGAGCGCAAGACGCTGAACCTCGTCGTCGTCCTCGACATCTCGGGGTCGATGAGCAGCCCGTTCGACCGGTACTACTACGACCGCTTCGGCAACCGCCACGAGGTCGAGGAGTACACCGAGCGCCCGAAGATGGACGTTGCGACCGACGTGATCGCGTCGATGACGGACCACCTCGGCGGCGAGGACCGCTTCGGAATGGTGCTGTTCAACGGCGACTCCCACGTCGCCAAGCCGGTACGGGAGGTCCGCCGGACGGACATGGACGCGATCCGCGACCACATCCGGGAACTCAAGGCTGGCGGCGGGACGAACCTCTCGGCGGGGGCCGACGCCGGCACCGACCTGCTCGCGGAGTACGCCGACGCCGACCAGACCGAGTACGAGACGCGGATGGTGTATCTCACCGACGCGATGCCGAACCGCGGGACGACCGCGGAGGACGGTCTCGTCGACGTCGCCGCGGAAAACGCCACACGGAACGTGTACACGACGTTCGTCGGAATGGGCGTCGACTTCAACACCGAACTCGTCGACGCGCTCACGGCGGTCAGCGGTGCGAACTACTACTCGGTGCGCTCGGCGGACCAGTTCGAGGAACGGCTCGACGAGGAGTTCGAGTACATGGTGACGCCGCTCGTGTTCGACCTCTCGCTTGAACTCGACGCGGACGGCTACGCGGTCGAGGCGGTGTACGGCTCCTCGGCCGCCGAGGACGCCAGCGAGTCGCTCGTCAGGGCGAACACGCTGTTCCCGTCACCCACCGACGGCGGCCGGACCCGCGGCGGCGTCATCCTCGTGAAGGTTCGACGAACCGGGAGCGACCCGGAACTGTCGCTCTCGGCGTCGTACGAGACCAGAACCGGGCAGCGCCGCGAGCGGACCCGGACCGTCCGGTTCCCCGACCGCGGTCCCGAGACGTTCGACAACACGGGGATCCGGAAGGCGGTCCTGCTCGCGCGGTACGCCGACCTCATGCGGTCGTGGATGGTCGACGAGCGCACCGGCGAGGACGGCGACGACGGGATCGAACCGGTCCCAGACGACGAACTCGGCCGCTGGGAGCGCCGGTCCGACCCGCTGACCGTGTCGGAGCCGTACCGGCGGCGGTTCGACGCGTTCGCCGACCACTTCGAGCGCGAACTGACCGCCATCGGCGACGACGACCTGGAGCGAGAACTGACGCTGCTCCGGGACCTGGCGGACGACGGTGACGTTTCGGCAGCCGGCAGACTCCGATACCGGGCCTGA
- a CDS encoding lysylphosphatidylglycerol synthase transmembrane domain-containing protein, producing the protein MTDATGSVDLSDAFDRRTVVKIAVGFAVAVVLVYLLAVAVGWERTLAQLRGAELRWIAAGCLSTLFCLAAWGKAWQIVLREGGIDVPYRKLVVTYFAATFANYVTPLGQAGGEPFIAYVLSKDTDANYEQSLASVVTADLLNLLPFFNFAAVGLGYLLLGSQLTATAADLAVGLAALAVGIPALVVTGWQYRQRVEALVLRLVDPLSRLTDRISVEGVRARIDRFYESVGRITSSPRALLTATGFAYVGWVFFALPLYFSGLALDLPVPLLLVFFVVPASTLAGMVPTPGGLAAVEGALVGLVVALTALSAADGLAIATVYRIASYWFALAVGGVAALWVLARV; encoded by the coding sequence GTGACTGACGCTACCGGCTCAGTCGACCTGTCGGACGCGTTCGACCGGCGGACGGTGGTGAAGATAGCCGTCGGGTTCGCCGTGGCCGTCGTGCTCGTCTACCTCCTTGCGGTCGCCGTCGGCTGGGAGCGGACTCTGGCGCAGCTTCGCGGGGCGGAGCTTCGATGGATCGCCGCCGGCTGTCTCTCGACGCTGTTCTGTCTCGCCGCCTGGGGGAAGGCGTGGCAGATCGTGCTCCGCGAAGGCGGCATCGACGTGCCGTACCGGAAGCTCGTGGTGACGTACTTCGCCGCGACGTTCGCCAACTACGTGACGCCGCTCGGACAGGCCGGCGGCGAGCCGTTCATCGCCTACGTCCTCTCGAAGGACACCGACGCCAACTACGAGCAGAGCCTCGCCAGCGTCGTCACCGCCGACCTGCTGAACCTGCTCCCCTTCTTCAACTTCGCCGCGGTCGGTCTCGGCTACCTGCTCCTCGGATCACAACTCACGGCGACCGCCGCCGACCTGGCGGTGGGGCTCGCCGCGCTGGCGGTCGGCATCCCGGCGCTCGTCGTCACGGGGTGGCAGTACCGGCAGCGAGTGGAGGCGCTCGTCCTGCGACTCGTCGACCCGCTTTCCCGGCTGACCGACCGGATCTCCGTCGAGGGCGTTCGCGCGCGGATCGACCGCTTCTACGAGTCGGTCGGCCGGATCACGTCGTCACCGCGGGCGCTCCTGACCGCGACGGGCTTTGCGTACGTCGGCTGGGTGTTCTTCGCGCTCCCGCTGTACTTCTCCGGGCTGGCGCTCGACCTGCCGGTGCCGCTGTTGCTCGTCTTCTTCGTCGTTCCGGCGAGCACGCTCGCCGGGATGGTGCCGACGCCGGGCGGGCTCGCCGCCGTCGAGGGGGCGCTCGTCGGCCTCGTCGTCGCGCTGACGGCGCTTTCGGCCGCCGACGGGCTGGCCATCGCGACGGTGTACCGGATCGCGAGCTACTGGTTCGCGCTCGCGGTCGGCGGGGTCGCCGCGCTCTGGGTGCTCGCCCGCGTTTAA
- a CDS encoding YkgJ family cysteine cluster protein codes for MEVNCEGCAGCCLDWRALADRDLDHERRGPYEPLDDAYNLVALTREEVRAFVDDGLADALRPRLWRDEDGVTVDGVSLAAVGGRPAFYVGLRKAPKPVAPFGREAATWLPACAFLDPATLQCRIHGEDRYPSECAEYPGHNLELDAEAECERVEDAFGGERLLDDEPPDGMTGPLFGPQAVGQKVFVHPEPDRLDGTVERLVADDLTPADRAEFVAVAAAASPGTTAVDEATYERTREAALAADSWVGRALAEWRERADRADPDPSLAERVETRRGAPETPGW; via the coding sequence ATGGAGGTCAACTGCGAGGGCTGTGCCGGCTGCTGTCTCGACTGGCGGGCGCTCGCGGACCGCGACCTCGACCACGAGCGCCGCGGCCCGTACGAACCGCTCGACGACGCGTACAACCTCGTCGCGCTCACCCGCGAGGAGGTCCGGGCGTTCGTCGACGACGGGCTGGCCGACGCGCTCCGCCCCCGCCTCTGGCGCGACGAGGACGGCGTGACCGTCGACGGCGTGTCGCTGGCTGCGGTCGGCGGCCGCCCGGCGTTCTACGTCGGCCTCCGGAAAGCGCCCAAGCCGGTCGCGCCGTTCGGCCGGGAGGCGGCGACGTGGCTCCCGGCCTGCGCGTTCCTCGACCCGGCGACGCTCCAGTGTCGGATCCACGGCGAGGACCGCTACCCGAGCGAATGCGCGGAGTACCCGGGCCACAACCTGGAACTCGACGCCGAGGCGGAGTGCGAGCGCGTCGAGGACGCGTTCGGCGGCGAGCGCCTGCTGGACGACGAGCCGCCCGACGGGATGACGGGGCCGCTGTTCGGCCCGCAGGCCGTCGGCCAGAAGGTGTTCGTCCACCCGGAGCCGGACCGGCTCGACGGCACGGTCGAGCGCCTCGTCGCGGACGACCTCACGCCGGCTGACCGCGCGGAGTTCGTCGCCGTCGCCGCGGCCGCCAGCCCCGGGACGACGGCGGTGGACGAGGCGACGTACGAGCGCACCCGCGAGGCGGCGCTCGCCGCGGACTCGTGGGTCGGCCGCGCCCTCGCCGAGTGGCGGGAGCGCGCCGACCGGGCGGATCCGGACCCCTCGCTCGCCGAGCGCGTGGAGACGCGTCGTGGCGCACCCGAAACGCCGGGGTGGTAG
- a CDS encoding NifU family protein — MSTDAQNDGDDLEERVSNFLRRNFPQIQMHGGSAAIQNIDRETGEVSIQLGGACSGCGISPMTIQAIKSRMVKEIPEIEKVHADTGMGGGGGGGMEPSFPGETTDDGDDGADEGPQAPF; from the coding sequence ATGAGCACTGACGCCCAGAACGACGGCGACGACCTGGAAGAGCGGGTGTCGAACTTCCTGCGACGGAACTTCCCGCAGATCCAGATGCACGGCGGCAGCGCCGCCATCCAGAACATCGACCGCGAGACCGGCGAGGTGTCGATCCAGCTCGGCGGCGCGTGTTCGGGCTGTGGCATCTCCCCGATGACCATTCAGGCGATCAAGAGCCGCATGGTCAAGGAGATCCCCGAGATCGAGAAAGTCCACGCCGACACCGGCATGGGCGGCGGCGGCGGTGGCGGCATGGAGCCGTCGTTCCCCGGCGAGACCACCGACGACGGCGACGACGGCGCGGACGAGGGGCCCCAGGCCCCCTTCTGA
- a CDS encoding ketopantoate reductase family protein — protein MDIVVYGAGSLGSLVGGLLAQEHEVTLVGRDPHVRAVRESGLSVDGTVSLDVRPAATTDGTGLTADLAVVTVKAFDTPTAARDLATGEYDAALSLQNGVGNEATLAERLDCPVLAGTATYGAVLREPGRVECTGVGELAVGPHEGGDSAAAARVARTFRRADLDVTVADDMPRRLWEKLAVNAGINAVTALARVENGELLDGPANDLARAAARETARVARAEDIGLPNRVALAAVEDVATATADNESSMYQDVREGRRTEVDAILGHVVDRAAEHGIDVPVTRTLTGLLRAWERSRDLR, from the coding sequence ATGGATATCGTCGTCTACGGCGCGGGGAGCCTCGGCAGCCTCGTCGGCGGCCTCCTAGCGCAGGAGCACGAGGTGACGTTGGTCGGGCGCGACCCACACGTCCGTGCGGTCCGCGAGTCGGGGCTCTCGGTCGACGGCACGGTGTCGCTCGACGTTCGACCGGCCGCGACAACCGACGGGACTGGACTGACGGCAGACCTCGCCGTCGTGACGGTGAAAGCGTTCGACACGCCCACCGCCGCCCGCGACCTGGCGACCGGCGAGTATGACGCCGCGCTTTCGCTCCAGAACGGGGTCGGCAACGAGGCGACGCTCGCCGAGCGGCTGGACTGTCCCGTCCTCGCCGGCACTGCGACGTACGGCGCGGTGCTCCGGGAGCCTGGCCGCGTCGAGTGTACCGGCGTCGGCGAGCTGGCCGTCGGGCCGCACGAGGGCGGCGACTCCGCGGCCGCGGCACGGGTCGCCCGTACGTTCCGCCGGGCGGACCTCGACGTCACCGTTGCTGACGACATGCCGCGTCGGCTCTGGGAGAAGCTCGCGGTCAACGCCGGTATCAACGCGGTCACGGCGCTCGCCCGCGTCGAGAACGGGGAGCTGCTCGACGGCCCGGCGAACGACCTCGCAAGGGCGGCGGCCCGCGAAACCGCCCGAGTCGCCCGCGCCGAAGATATCGGACTCCCGAACCGAGTCGCACTGGCTGCTGTCGAGGACGTGGCGACGGCGACGGCCGACAACGAGTCCTCGATGTACCAGGACGTCCGCGAGGGACGGCGGACGGAGGTCGACGCGATACTCGGCCACGTCGTCGACCGGGCGGCCGAGCACGGGATCGACGTCCCGGTAACGCGGACGCTGACTGGGTTGCTACGCGCGTGGGAACGGAGCCGCGACCTGCGTTAA
- a CDS encoding ATP-dependent DNA helicase, translated as MNTERIHDEFPAPSYRGNQRDALDDIRDAFAAGNDVVLVRAPTGSGKSLLARAIAGCARRADEASPSDATDAYYTTPQVSQLDDAAADPLLDDLNVIRGKGNYTCILPNEEGTPVNQAPCVRESGYDCSVKHRCPYFSDRAIASNRRIAAMTLAYFMQTAGSDVFRKRDVCVIDEAHGLAEWAEMYATVELGPRSVPIWDDLRVPDVDSVERAVEYADALVGTCERRKDDLLAQAELTADEARTRDRLQELISELNWFVDDYRDPDSATEWLVDQEAAGSRGGDAGGEGGPLTIKPLNPEKYLKHTVWDRGNRFALLSATILDKVAFCRQVGLDPADVALVDVGHTFPVEHRPLYDVTQGKMTYAERDETLPDVARVLVRIMQRHGDEKGLVHCHSYAIQERLRDLLADFGVADRVRSHDRDGRDDALETWKATDDPDVFLSVKMEEALDLEGDLARWQVVCKAPFPNTNDSRVAHRLEDDQWAWYYRTTLRTVIQACGRVVRAPDDHGATYLADSSLLDLFDRARSAMPDWFHDQVDRMTRPDLPAFDPGAASSGTGGTGRSRSSGRRRSGGDGGKSESTETSGRSRGSSSSDGSSSSEKKSPIADVWDTE; from the coding sequence GTGAACACCGAGCGGATCCACGACGAGTTCCCCGCGCCGTCGTACCGGGGAAACCAGCGGGACGCACTCGACGACATCCGCGACGCCTTCGCCGCCGGGAACGACGTGGTGCTCGTGCGCGCGCCGACCGGGAGCGGCAAGTCGCTGCTCGCGCGGGCCATCGCCGGCTGCGCCCGCCGGGCCGACGAGGCGTCGCCCAGTGACGCGACCGACGCCTACTACACCACGCCGCAGGTGTCACAGCTGGACGACGCCGCGGCCGACCCCCTGCTCGACGACCTGAACGTGATCCGCGGGAAGGGCAACTACACCTGCATCCTGCCGAACGAGGAGGGGACGCCGGTCAACCAGGCCCCCTGCGTCCGGGAGTCGGGGTACGACTGCTCCGTGAAGCACCGCTGTCCGTACTTCTCGGACCGGGCCATCGCGTCGAACCGCCGCATCGCCGCGATGACGCTCGCGTACTTCATGCAGACCGCCGGCTCCGACGTGTTCCGCAAGCGCGACGTCTGCGTCATCGACGAGGCCCACGGGCTCGCGGAGTGGGCGGAGATGTACGCGACCGTCGAACTCGGCCCGCGCTCGGTGCCCATCTGGGACGACCTGCGCGTGCCCGACGTCGACTCCGTCGAGCGCGCCGTCGAGTACGCCGACGCGCTGGTCGGGACGTGCGAGCGCCGGAAGGACGACCTGCTCGCGCAGGCCGAACTCACGGCCGACGAGGCCCGCACCCGCGACCGGCTGCAGGAGCTGATCTCCGAGCTGAACTGGTTCGTCGACGACTACCGCGACCCCGACAGCGCGACGGAGTGGCTCGTCGACCAGGAGGCCGCCGGGAGCCGCGGCGGCGACGCCGGGGGAGAGGGGGGCCCGCTCACGATCAAGCCGCTGAACCCCGAGAAGTACCTCAAGCACACCGTCTGGGACCGCGGGAACCGCTTTGCCCTGCTGTCGGCGACCATCCTCGACAAGGTTGCCTTCTGCCGGCAGGTCGGGCTCGACCCCGCCGACGTGGCGCTGGTCGACGTCGGCCACACGTTCCCCGTCGAGCACCGCCCGCTGTACGACGTGACGCAGGGGAAGATGACCTACGCCGAGCGCGACGAGACGCTCCCGGACGTGGCCCGCGTCCTCGTCCGGATCATGCAACGCCACGGCGACGAGAAGGGGCTGGTCCACTGCCACTCCTACGCGATCCAGGAGCGCCTGCGCGACCTGCTCGCGGACTTCGGCGTCGCCGACCGCGTCCGCTCGCACGACCGCGACGGCCGGGACGACGCCCTCGAAACGTGGAAGGCGACCGACGACCCGGACGTCTTCCTCTCGGTGAAGATGGAGGAAGCGCTGGACCTGGAGGGCGACCTCGCCCGCTGGCAGGTGGTCTGCAAGGCCCCGTTCCCGAACACGAACGACTCGCGGGTCGCCCACCGACTGGAAGACGACCAGTGGGCGTGGTACTACCGGACGACGCTCCGCACCGTCATCCAGGCCTGCGGCCGCGTCGTCCGCGCGCCGGACGACCACGGCGCGACGTACCTCGCGGACTCGTCGCTGCTGGACCTGTTCGACCGCGCCCGGAGCGCCATGCCGGACTGGTTCCACGACCAGGTCGACCGGATGACGCGCCCGGACCTGCCCGCTTTCGACCCCGGCGCGGCGAGCAGCGGCACGGGCGGGACCGGCCGGTCGCGGTCGTCCGGACGGCGTCGTTCGGGCGGGGATGGCGGGAAAAGCGAGTCGACCGAAACGTCCGGCAGATCCCGCGGGTCGAGCAGTTCCGACGGGTCGAGCAGCTCCGAGAAGAAAAGCCCCATCGCGGACGTGTGGGACACCGAGTAG
- a CDS encoding sulfatase-like hydrolase/transferase translates to MTTADASGRDVLFVVMDTVRKDHLSVYGYDRPTTPGLEAFAEEAAVYEQAVAPAPWTLPVHASMFTGRYPSDHGANQENPYLEGSATLAESLSATHESACYSSNAWITPYTHLTDGFDDQDNFFQVMPGEFLSGPLAKAWKTMNDNERLRKAADWLVSLGNKAHEHFASGGGSDSKTPQVIDRTQEFVDGVDEDENFFAFVNLMDAHLPYHPPEEYQAEFAPGVDSTDVCQNSKEYNCGARDIDDDEWGDIRGLYDAEIRHVDAELRRLFDWLQAEGRWEDTMVVVCADHGELHGEHDLYGHEFCIYDPLVNVPLMLKHPDVDPGRYEKQVELIDLYHTVLDHAGVDPNAPDAVSLDDQRSLLSDDYRGFDDGEFAFVEYSRPVVELKQLEEKASAAGITLDEDSRFYSRMRAGRRPDAKYIRNERIDDEAYRIDEDPGETENVLGADDEAVAEVKAALGRFEDDGSGPWEGDAAGTDEAVLDDMDEDAKERLQDLGYID, encoded by the coding sequence ATGACTACCGCGGACGCGTCCGGTCGGGACGTCCTCTTCGTCGTGATGGACACGGTGCGGAAGGACCACCTGTCCGTCTACGGCTACGACCGCCCGACGACGCCCGGACTCGAGGCGTTCGCCGAGGAGGCGGCGGTGTACGAACAGGCAGTCGCGCCGGCACCGTGGACCCTCCCCGTCCACGCCTCGATGTTCACGGGCCGGTACCCCAGCGACCACGGGGCGAATCAGGAGAACCCGTACCTCGAAGGGTCGGCGACGCTCGCCGAGTCGCTGTCGGCCACGCACGAGAGCGCCTGTTACTCCTCGAACGCCTGGATCACGCCGTACACCCACCTCACCGACGGGTTCGACGACCAGGACAACTTCTTCCAGGTGATGCCCGGCGAGTTCCTGAGCGGCCCGCTGGCGAAGGCCTGGAAGACGATGAACGACAACGAGCGCCTCCGGAAGGCCGCCGACTGGCTCGTCAGCCTCGGCAACAAGGCCCACGAACACTTCGCCAGCGGCGGCGGCTCGGACTCCAAGACGCCGCAGGTGATCGACCGCACGCAGGAGTTCGTCGACGGCGTCGACGAGGACGAGAACTTCTTCGCGTTCGTCAACCTGATGGACGCCCACCTCCCGTACCACCCGCCCGAGGAGTACCAGGCGGAGTTCGCGCCGGGCGTCGACTCGACGGACGTGTGCCAGAACTCCAAGGAGTACAACTGCGGCGCGCGCGACATCGACGACGACGAGTGGGGGGACATCCGCGGGCTGTACGACGCCGAGATCCGACACGTCGACGCCGAACTCCGCCGACTGTTCGACTGGCTCCAGGCCGAGGGTCGCTGGGAGGACACGATGGTCGTCGTCTGTGCCGACCACGGCGAACTCCACGGCGAACACGACCTGTACGGCCACGAGTTCTGTATCTACGATCCCCTGGTCAACGTGCCGCTCATGCTGAAACACCCGGACGTCGACCCCGGCCGGTACGAGAAGCAGGTCGAACTGATCGACCTGTACCACACCGTGCTCGACCACGCCGGCGTCGACCCGAACGCCCCGGACGCCGTCTCGCTCGACGACCAGCGGTCCCTGCTCTCCGACGACTACCGCGGGTTCGACGACGGCGAGTTCGCGTTCGTCGAGTACTCCCGCCCGGTCGTCGAGCTGAAACAGCTCGAAGAGAAGGCAAGCGCCGCGGGGATCACGCTCGACGAGGACTCCCGGTTCTACTCGCGGATGCGTGCGGGACGGCGACCCGACGCCAAGTACATCCGAAACGAGCGGATCGACGACGAGGCCTACCGGATCGACGAGGACCCCGGCGAAACGGAGAACGTTCTCGGTGCCGACGACGAGGCCGTCGCCGAGGTCAAGGCGGCGCTGGGGCGGTTCGAGGACGACGGCAGCGGTCCCTGGGAGGGCGACGCCGCCGGCACCGACGAAGCCGTCCTCGACGACATGGACGAGGACGCGAAGGAACGCCTGCAGGACCTCGGCTACATCGACTGA
- a CDS encoding DUF5783 family protein encodes MAEFDPEKFEDKYANYFTELQRAYKNAFERMNERYDSELIHAIDQQVLNESEPFYEGDGEFRIDLPENPGDRVTGIIVDDEKLDETLDIYVDELEAELRSVFGFEE; translated from the coding sequence ATGGCCGAGTTCGACCCCGAGAAGTTCGAGGACAAGTACGCGAACTACTTCACCGAACTCCAGCGGGCGTACAAGAACGCGTTCGAGCGGATGAACGAGCGGTACGACTCGGAGCTGATCCACGCCATCGACCAGCAGGTGCTGAACGAGAGCGAGCCGTTCTACGAGGGGGACGGCGAGTTCCGGATTGACCTGCCCGAGAACCCCGGCGACCGGGTCACCGGGATCATCGTCGACGACGAGAAGCTTGACGAGACACTCGACATCTACGTCGACGAACTGGAGGCGGAACTGCGGTCCGTGTTCGGCTTCGAGGAGTAG